The sequence below is a genomic window from Clostridium sp. BJN0001.
TTTTCATTACTATATGCAGATCCTACTTGTTTTAAAACCATATAATAATCTTTTGTTATTGGATTTGGATTCTCTTTTTTTATAAATATTTGGCTCTTTGTTAAAATAGAAGGAGTAAAACTACCTGCCATATTGTCAGTAAACATATTTACGTTCCCATAAACGTGAGTTGAGCAAGATGCTTTAGGCTCTGTACCTTCAATAAACATTGCATCAATTACACGACTACCTCTAGGATCGTTTTTACATAAATCTGTAGGAATAAGCCCAGAATCTTTACATACTTGTTCATGAACTATGCCGCTTGGCTCTGTTAAATCTTTAGTTTCTAATCCTTCATGAGCCTTTTTCATTAGAGTACCCCATAGTTTTGCCATAGAACTTGAGTATCCTCTTAAAGTTTGTTCCTTATTGTCGTAGCCTACCCATACAGATGCCGAATAATATGGTGTGAGTCCTGAAAACCATAAATCTTTTGAATCTGTTGTTGTACCTGTTTTACCAGCAGCTGGCATATCAGAAAATTTAGCAGCAGTACCAGTACCAAATTCAACAGTACTTTTCATTAAATCATACATAATATATGCACTCTGAGCTGAGAATACCTGTGTTTGATCTCCAGTATCTCTTTCAAGTATATTTTTACCGTTTGTATCAAAAACTTTAGTATAAAGACATGGTTTTGTGCATATACCATCATTTCCAAAACTTCCAAAAGCAGAAGCGAGTGTACTTGTGTTTCCACCATCATCATGGTTGTTAAACTGTCCAAGTGCTAAACAAGCAAGTGTATTTGAACCATTTTTATATACAATGCCAAGCTTTTTACCATAAGCCATACCAGTTTTTACTGAAACTTTATCTTCAGTAATTACTGAACATACATTTTTTGAGTATGCTATAGCTTCTCTAGGACTTACAAGACCTAAATACTCATTTGGATCATTTCTAGGATTCCATGGAGAACCATCTGGTTGAGGCCATTTTTTACCTATACTTTCCGGGATAGGAGCATCATCTATAGGTGTTGCTGCTGTGATTATCTTTTGATCTATTCCAGGCCCGTAAACAGTAAGAGGCTTTGTATTAGAACCAATAGAACGCCTAGCATCATATGCTCGATTAGTTGATTGAGGCTTTTGATTACCACGTCCACCAACCATAGCTAAAACGTAACCTGTTCTATAATCCATTATTGTTGCAGAAGCTTGAAGTTTTGGAACTCCATCACTATCATAAGTTTCTTCGTTTGACATTCCAAGAGAGGACTTATCATTTAAAGTTTTTTGTGTAAAGTCTTGAAGTTCTCTATCCATTGTTGTATAAATTTTTAATCCACCATTTACAATGAGTTTTGAGACTTCATCATCTGAATATTTATATTTCTTTTTTAGATCCTCTTTAACTTGCTCAACAGCTGGATATACAAACCATTCATAATTGAGATTATAATTCTTTTTTGTTTGTTTAAAAACAAGACCTCCATTTTTAACAGATTCAACCGACGAATCATACTCGTCTTTGGTTATATATTCCAGCTCATACATTTTTGATAATACTGTAATAGTTCTGTTTATATATGGAGATGGATCTTTTTTATTTGCTTCATTATATGCACTATAATATGTAGGAGCTTGAGTTATTCCTGCAATATATGCACATTCAATTAAAGAAAGATCCTTAGAATTTTTACTAAAATACATAGATGCAGCAGCTTCTACACCATATACTTTTCCACCTAATGGAATTGTATTTAAATATGCAGTTAAAATCTGGTCTTTAGTAAGTTTTTTCTCAAGACTTAAAGAAAGATATGCTTCTTTAATTTTTCTTTTTAGAGAAAATTCATCAGTTAAAACTGTATTTTTAATAAGCTGCTGTGTAATTGTAGATGCACCATGCATTCCTGTTTCTTTTTTTAATATTTTTTTTACATCTAAAATAGCAGCACCAGCTATTCTTCTAAGGTCAATACCTTTATGTGAATAAAAACGCTCATCTTCTATTGAAACAAACGCATGTTTTAAGTTATCTGGAATAGATGCTGAATCTATTACATAACGTTCCTCATCTGTATGGAGTGTATCCATAAAATTACCATCTTTATCGTATATACTAGATGCTTGATTAAGTGTTAAAACTTCCTGAACATTTATATCGTCAGTTGTTTTTATAATAGCAAGAACGTATGAAATTCCTACAATTAATATAGATGTAAAAAGGAATAAAAATGTAAAAAATATTCCTCTAAAAATTTTATGTCTCGGTTTTTTTCTGCTTTTTACATTGGGTTTTTGTCTGTTACTCTGCTTAGGAGTTTTTCGTATATTAGATTTATTATTAACAGCCATTTTTCCTCCTATATTTTATATAAGATTTTATGAATAATATTTTATTCTATTATAGCATAATTATAATATGAGTAAACTGATAACTCAATAAAAAGGTGCTGATATGGAATATTATACAAAAAGAAAAAAAACAGGACGATTAAAAAAATTTATAATCTTTATATTGATTATATCCATTATAAATTTGATATTTTACTTTTTTGATGCAAGAGTTCTTCCTCATGTTGCAGATGTATCAGAGACTATTGCACAATCAAAAACTATTGATATAATAAATGAAACTAGTGTAGAAATATTAAATGATGATTTTAATTATGATGAACTTGTAAAAATAAGTAGAGATGATACTGGAAAAATAAATCTTATACAATCAGATACAGCAAAGCTTAATAAAATAGCTTCTAGTCTTGCAATAAAAACTAATGAGAAACTACGTAAAATGAAAGATATAGAAGTGAATGTTCCTCTTGGATGGTCAACAGATAAAGGAATGTTATTTAATATAGGACCTAAAATTAATGTAGCCATTGAACCTGTGGGGAATATGAATATTACGTACGAATCTGATTTTGAAAGCGCAGGAATTAATCAGACAAGACATAAGATATATTTTAATGTTGAAGCAAAAGTTAGAGTAATGCTTCCATTTAAAAGTAGAGAGACAACTATAAATACTCAGATTCCTGTAACAGATACTATAGTTGTTGGAGAAATACCGAGTGGAGCAATAATACAAAGTAAATGACAAAGAACATGTTCTTTGTCATTTATTAAAATTAAATGTTTTAATTTTCAAAATTAAATATATAAGGAACATTTCTATAATAATCCCCATAGTTTAAACCATATCCTGCAACAAAAACATCTTTGATGCTAAAGCAACAGTAATCTGGCTGTATTGTAACTTCTCTTCTTGATGGTTTATCTAAAAGAGAACATGTTTTTACTGACTGAGGGTTTAATTTTAATATATGTTCTTTTACAAAATTCATAGTTATACCTGTATCAACTATGTCATCAACTATTAAAACATCATATCCTTCAAGTGAATCTTTAACATCATTTACAATTTTAACTTTTCCAGAAGAAATGCTATTATTTTCATAACTTGATGTAGTCATAAAGCCTATTTTTACATTAATATCGATTGCTCTTACAAGATCTGCTGTAAAAATAAAACTTCCTCTTAAAAGTGAAAGTACATATAATTTTTTGCCATCATAATCAGTTGAAATTCTCTTTCCAAGTTCTGATATTTTTTCTTCAATATCTTCTTTGGAAATTAGTATATTTCGTTTTTGATTTTCCATAGATTAAACTCCTTTATATATATAATTAAATACATTTTATTTGTAATTACTTTATCAATAGTATAAAATTATATGAAAGTTGTCAATATGATACCAGGAGGTGTATTTATGATTTTTGGTAAAACAGAAGGAATTAAAAATACAATTTTAGACCGTTTAGAAGAAATATATAAAATTAAAACTAGTAAAGACGAGGTATGTGATATATCTATAATTAATATAATGGCGTCTGTTAGTTCTGAGATAGAAAAAGAGGTGTCTGTTTCAATAAGTAGAAATGGAAATACTGAAAATGTCACTATAGGGGATTCAACATCAGCTAAAATTGACCTTATAGATATTTATGAAAAAAGGCTTTCAGGAATTAGAGTTATACATACTCATCCAAATGGAATTTCAAGATTTTCTGCGCTAGATATTACAGCACTTTTAAAACTTAAACTTGATGCTTTAGTTTCTATTGCAGTAAAGGATTCTAAAATTATAGATTTTGCTTTTGGAAATATAGCATTATACAATAATAGATTATCATATGAAGAAAAAGATAATCTTTCATTAGATGAATTATTAAGTATAAATGTACTTGATAAAATAAGA
It includes:
- the yunB gene encoding sporulation protein YunB, yielding MEYYTKRKKTGRLKKFIIFILIISIINLIFYFFDARVLPHVADVSETIAQSKTIDIINETSVEILNDDFNYDELVKISRDDTGKINLIQSDTAKLNKIASSLAIKTNEKLRKMKDIEVNVPLGWSTDKGMLFNIGPKINVAIEPVGNMNITYESDFESAGINQTRHKIYFNVEAKVRVMLPFKSRETTINTQIPVTDTIVVGEIPSGAIIQSK
- the hpt gene encoding hypoxanthine phosphoribosyltransferase, translated to MENQKRNILISKEDIEEKISELGKRISTDYDGKKLYVLSLLRGSFIFTADLVRAIDINVKIGFMTTSSYENNSISSGKVKIVNDVKDSLEGYDVLIVDDIVDTGITMNFVKEHILKLNPQSVKTCSLLDKPSRREVTIQPDYCCFSIKDVFVAGYGLNYGDYYRNVPYIFNFEN
- a CDS encoding PBP1A family penicillin-binding protein, with the protein product MAVNNKSNIRKTPKQSNRQKPNVKSRKKPRHKIFRGIFFTFLFLFTSILIVGISYVLAIIKTTDDINVQEVLTLNQASSIYDKDGNFMDTLHTDEERYVIDSASIPDNLKHAFVSIEDERFYSHKGIDLRRIAGAAILDVKKILKKETGMHGASTITQQLIKNTVLTDEFSLKRKIKEAYLSLSLEKKLTKDQILTAYLNTIPLGGKVYGVEAAASMYFSKNSKDLSLIECAYIAGITQAPTYYSAYNEANKKDPSPYINRTITVLSKMYELEYITKDEYDSSVESVKNGGLVFKQTKKNYNLNYEWFVYPAVEQVKEDLKKKYKYSDDEVSKLIVNGGLKIYTTMDRELQDFTQKTLNDKSSLGMSNEETYDSDGVPKLQASATIMDYRTGYVLAMVGGRGNQKPQSTNRAYDARRSIGSNTKPLTVYGPGIDQKIITAATPIDDAPIPESIGKKWPQPDGSPWNPRNDPNEYLGLVSPREAIAYSKNVCSVITEDKVSVKTGMAYGKKLGIVYKNGSNTLACLALGQFNNHDDGGNTSTLASAFGSFGNDGICTKPCLYTKVFDTNGKNILERDTGDQTQVFSAQSAYIMYDLMKSTVEFGTGTAAKFSDMPAAGKTGTTTDSKDLWFSGLTPYYSASVWVGYDNKEQTLRGYSSSMAKLWGTLMKKAHEGLETKDLTEPSGIVHEQVCKDSGLIPTDLCKNDPRGSRVIDAMFIEGTEPKASCSTHVYGNVNMFTDNMAGSFTPSILTKSQIFIKKENPNPITKDYYMVLKQVGSAYSNENSSQKNNASEENLPDPPIDDSDENLNSSNEESSDRDEGNKDSNTLPSPIEDKKNNNHNKNNAKFDNNKN